The following coding sequences lie in one Pseudoalteromonas sp. Scap06 genomic window:
- the slmA gene encoding nucleoid occlusion factor SlmA — MPATKKSNRKEQILQALAQMLETSPGQRITTAKLAAEVGVSEAALYRHFPSKARMFEGLIEFIEDTLLSRINLILDNEKESKARVYNTLLLLLTFAEKNPGITRILTGDALQGEQERLRERVQGLFEKLETQFKQILRERKLREGKNFQSDELTLANFLLAYVEGKMNQFVRSNFSARPSEQFEKQWPELQKIWL; from the coding sequence ATGCCTGCGACAAAAAAAAGTAATCGCAAAGAGCAAATACTGCAAGCACTCGCACAAATGTTAGAAACCAGCCCTGGTCAGCGTATTACAACTGCCAAACTTGCCGCAGAAGTTGGCGTATCTGAAGCCGCTCTTTATCGCCACTTTCCGAGCAAAGCGCGGATGTTTGAAGGATTAATTGAGTTTATTGAAGATACCCTGCTATCACGTATTAATCTTATTTTAGATAACGAAAAAGAAAGCAAAGCACGCGTATACAATACCTTATTACTGTTGCTAACGTTTGCTGAGAAAAACCCTGGCATTACTCGTATATTAACAGGCGATGCTCTACAAGGTGAGCAGGAGCGACTTCGTGAACGTGTACAAGGCTTATTTGAAAAGCTAGAGACCCAATTCAAGCAAATTCTTAGAGAGCGTAAGCTACGTGAAGGTAAAAACTTCCAAAGCGATGAGCTAACCCTAGCTAACTTTTTGCTTGCCTACGTTGAGGGTAAAATGAATCAGTTTGTGCGCAGTAATTTTAGTGCTCGCCCAAGTGAGCAATTTGAAAAACAATGGCCAGAACTTCAAAAAATTTGGTTATAA
- a CDS encoding TniQ family protein, with product MPMSLLPVFKMFEGETVYSVVSRYHAISGLFNHNTLVSNVFDVNKKRIHPYLPNALEKFAHYFEESLHLTINNRTLFPIFDATLKSPQSSKLYRSILGEKGSPFHLSMTPQYGLKLFAGHKYCPECASHDLITYGTSYWHIEHQIPGMTACVIHHCLLEGIRNDDLHLDRRLSLPLFVGDSQKANRVDVLFSEFSIRKFQEYKQEHFQRESIDVITQNLKTLGFITQSGQLKYEQLTTELRRFWKGLSANVPLGIPISVQSFDFVGPMLRVKTRTPAHPLKYFLVLCWMENLKKESCHYPNITCNSKSNFDKDILKLAEAGQSMNLIEKTLGISRCYIRKLLELNGIHHESNSMHLPDEIIRKVVIKGFYGYTIEEISTQLSLKPSTIEHIFCRTKGLSLWRKKLRHQKKLDSALTVLKSAVKAHPDWLRKDIKKHYNAEFFMIYNHDKLMLEDILPAKTSPIPPKSKRKRP from the coding sequence CATCCCTATTTGCCAAATGCACTCGAAAAATTTGCTCACTATTTTGAAGAGTCATTACATCTAACCATAAATAACAGAACGTTGTTCCCTATTTTTGATGCAACTCTGAAGTCACCGCAATCTAGTAAACTTTATCGTTCAATTCTCGGTGAGAAAGGCTCGCCATTTCATTTATCTATGACACCACAATATGGATTAAAGCTATTCGCAGGTCACAAATATTGCCCAGAATGTGCAAGCCATGACTTAATAACATATGGTACAAGTTACTGGCATATAGAACACCAAATACCCGGAATGACAGCATGTGTAATTCACCATTGCCTGTTGGAGGGGATAAGAAATGACGATTTGCATTTAGATAGGCGTCTGTCACTCCCCTTATTTGTGGGCGATAGTCAAAAAGCAAACAGAGTAGATGTTTTGTTTTCTGAATTTTCGATTAGAAAGTTTCAAGAGTATAAACAAGAGCACTTTCAACGTGAATCTATTGATGTAATAACTCAAAACTTAAAAACGTTGGGGTTTATTACTCAATCAGGTCAATTGAAGTATGAACAGTTAACAACAGAGTTGAGGAGGTTTTGGAAAGGATTGAGTGCTAATGTACCATTAGGCATACCCATCTCAGTCCAATCGTTTGATTTTGTTGGACCTATGCTCCGAGTAAAAACGAGAACTCCCGCCCACCCATTAAAGTATTTCTTAGTTTTATGCTGGATGGAAAACTTGAAGAAGGAATCATGTCATTACCCCAATATTACCTGCAACTCAAAAAGTAACTTTGATAAGGATATTTTGAAGTTAGCGGAGGCGGGGCAAAGTATGAATTTAATTGAAAAAACTTTGGGTATCAGTCGTTGTTATATCCGCAAGTTACTGGAGTTAAATGGAATACACCACGAATCAAACTCAATGCATTTGCCTGATGAAATAATTAGGAAAGTGGTTATTAAAGGTTTTTATGGATACACGATAGAAGAAATATCTACTCAACTATCGCTAAAACCATCAACTATTGAGCATATTTTCTGCCGTACTAAAGGCTTGAGTTTGTGGCGGAAAAAATTGAGACATCAAAAAAAACTTGATTCTGCACTAACAGTATTAAAATCGGCAGTGAAAGCCCATCCTGATTGGCTTAGAAAAGACATTAAAAAACACTACAATGCTGAGTTTTTTATGATTTACAATCATGACAAGCTAATGTTGGAAGACATTTTGCCAGCTAAAACTTCGCCAATTCCCCCAAAGTCAAAACGAAAACGCCCGTAA
- the radC gene encoding DNA repair protein RadC — MQLTSLPNSLRPREKLLAKGAKALSDAELLAIFLRTGLPGMNAIELAQHLINENKTLHNLFNASIDEFCAQKGLGTAKYVQLQAVLELSQRYMQEGFVRDAVFNSPQAVYDYLTLQMRGLQQEVFMVLYLDSQNRLLKDEILFYGTINAASVYPREVVKAALKNNAAAVIFSHNHPSGIAEPSQADKLITNKLCQALQLVDINVLDHIIIGGENCVSFAERGLI, encoded by the coding sequence ATGCAATTAACCTCTCTGCCTAATTCACTCAGACCGCGAGAAAAGCTGCTAGCAAAAGGCGCAAAGGCACTCTCTGATGCTGAACTATTGGCTATATTTTTACGTACGGGTTTACCCGGTATGAATGCAATAGAGCTGGCACAACATCTGATCAATGAAAATAAAACCCTGCATAATTTGTTTAATGCCAGCATAGATGAGTTTTGTGCGCAAAAAGGGCTGGGTACAGCTAAATATGTACAGTTACAAGCAGTACTTGAGCTAAGTCAGCGTTATATGCAAGAAGGCTTTGTTCGCGATGCCGTTTTTAATTCCCCTCAAGCTGTTTACGACTATTTAACCCTGCAAATGCGAGGGTTGCAGCAGGAGGTGTTTATGGTGTTGTATCTTGATAGTCAAAATCGTTTATTGAAAGATGAAATCTTATTTTATGGTACGATTAACGCAGCCAGTGTATATCCACGTGAAGTTGTCAAAGCGGCTTTAAAAAATAATGCGGCAGCGGTTATTTTTTCACATAATCATCCCAGCGGTATTGCAGAACCAAGTCAGGCCGATAAACTAATTACCAATAAATTGTGCCAAGCGCTGCAATTAGTCGACATAAATGTATTGGATCATATTATTATTGGTGGTGAAAATTGTGTTTCGTTTGCCGAACGGGGACTTATTTAA
- a CDS encoding prolyl oligopeptidase family serine peptidase: MKTQLTLIGCALITSLTSASALANKPLEFKDVFDFKSVKGTQLSENGQILSLSATPYRGNATGQVYSLNNNKLIAEVERGTRPTINKMANWVAFIQVPTLLEKETTKKKSDLKNNLVLVNTQTGEQQRFNDVKDYVLANNGKWLAYRKNESTDADDKNADNDSAIPADKKDKSYPLVIVNLSDKRTHTLESAFTYDISATSDQLLVSQSYVDGNNNQITLFSLNDFTSTALIDEPGVVANKIAWHPINKSVAFTLGNYVNDDKRRRQYELTLWQDETLTTVQSPNPEWLMGKTATLTWAEDGTRLYFENRPKLAEKVKQKEYTDESSLYDFEVIRDQKGLNVWHNNDAQIKPREEQQWNESNKNRHYTAVYHVNSQQVVQLSTPNMPEVALNTERADSLLGYSNLAHLEKIMYGGFFADYFAVDIKTGKQTPIINDYPFRPSLAPNGQFAAYFDNNQVQLKNLGNNKVSVLSKAINATFADDKHDYPSKQPGYGFAGWLNDSSEILVYSKYDIWSFNVNTKQAKRLTNGKQSNTQYRVIKLDKNQVGFNSNDTLLLSAINLQSKQSEVAKLNLTTLNVTKVLTGNKRFDVIKKAKNADKYLFTEQTYQQFPDIYQTDFSFKQAQQVTNLNPQVTNFAWGEKPELISYKGFDGEDLQGVLIKPAGYKKGDKVPVVVYFYRYMSQRMYDFPKMELNHRPNFPMFTSNGYAIFLPDIRFEIGHPGKSSTQTMINATQKLIDLGIADANKIGLQGHSWAGYQSAFMITETDMFKAVVSGAPVSNMTSAYSGIRLKSGLARQFQYETGQSRIGKNLFEAPELYIENSPVFFADKVNTPILIMFGDKDDAVPWHEGVQYYLALRRAGKDATFLQYEGEPHHLKQFPNQVDFSVRMMQYFDHYLKGKPAAKWMNEGEAFIEE; encoded by the coding sequence ATGAAAACACAACTCACTCTTATAGGCTGTGCACTTATTACCAGCTTAACGAGCGCCAGTGCCTTAGCAAATAAGCCATTAGAATTTAAAGATGTATTTGATTTTAAATCTGTAAAAGGCACACAGCTTTCTGAAAATGGTCAAATCCTCTCTTTAAGTGCAACTCCTTATCGTGGCAATGCCACTGGGCAAGTCTACTCGCTAAATAACAACAAGCTTATTGCTGAGGTAGAGCGAGGCACTCGCCCTACAATTAACAAAATGGCGAACTGGGTTGCATTCATCCAAGTGCCTACCCTACTTGAAAAAGAAACCACTAAGAAAAAAAGCGATCTAAAAAACAATCTAGTATTAGTGAATACCCAAACCGGTGAGCAACAACGCTTTAATGACGTAAAAGACTACGTACTCGCTAATAACGGGAAGTGGCTTGCCTATCGTAAAAATGAGAGCACAGACGCGGATGATAAAAACGCCGATAACGATAGCGCTATCCCTGCAGACAAAAAAGATAAAAGCTACCCGCTGGTTATCGTCAACTTAAGCGATAAACGCACCCACACTCTTGAAAGTGCTTTCACCTATGATATTAGCGCCACCAGCGATCAATTATTAGTGAGCCAAAGCTATGTGGATGGCAATAATAATCAAATTACTTTATTTTCACTCAATGATTTTACCAGCACAGCATTAATTGACGAGCCTGGTGTGGTTGCCAACAAAATAGCTTGGCATCCAATCAATAAGAGTGTTGCATTTACTTTAGGTAACTATGTAAACGATGATAAGCGTCGCCGCCAATACGAATTAACGCTTTGGCAGGACGAAACGCTTACCACTGTGCAGTCACCTAACCCAGAATGGTTAATGGGTAAAACTGCGACATTAACGTGGGCCGAAGATGGTACACGCCTATACTTTGAAAACCGCCCAAAACTTGCTGAAAAAGTTAAACAAAAGGAATATACCGATGAGTCGTCATTGTATGACTTTGAGGTTATTCGCGACCAAAAAGGGTTAAATGTATGGCACAACAACGATGCGCAAATTAAACCTCGCGAAGAGCAGCAATGGAATGAAAGTAATAAGAATCGACATTACACGGCGGTATACCATGTAAACTCGCAACAAGTTGTGCAGTTAAGCACACCAAATATGCCTGAGGTCGCACTTAATACTGAACGCGCGGATTCATTATTAGGCTACTCAAATCTAGCCCATCTTGAAAAAATAATGTATGGCGGCTTTTTTGCTGACTACTTTGCGGTTGATATAAAAACGGGTAAACAAACACCTATTATTAACGACTATCCATTTAGACCTAGCCTTGCGCCTAATGGTCAGTTTGCTGCTTACTTTGATAACAACCAAGTACAGCTTAAAAACTTAGGCAATAACAAAGTGAGCGTACTCAGCAAAGCAATTAACGCTACCTTTGCCGATGACAAACACGATTATCCATCTAAGCAGCCTGGCTATGGCTTTGCTGGCTGGCTTAACGATAGCAGCGAAATACTGGTTTATAGTAAATATGATATTTGGTCGTTTAATGTAAATACCAAGCAAGCCAAACGCTTAACTAATGGTAAACAAAGTAATACTCAGTACAGAGTAATCAAGCTTGATAAAAACCAAGTGGGCTTTAACAGCAATGATACTCTTTTGCTCTCTGCAATTAACTTACAAAGTAAGCAAAGTGAGGTGGCTAAACTTAATTTAACAACGCTTAACGTTACTAAAGTACTCACAGGTAATAAGCGTTTTGATGTAATTAAAAAAGCCAAAAATGCCGATAAATACTTATTTACTGAGCAAACCTATCAGCAATTTCCTGATATTTATCAAACAGACTTTAGCTTCAAACAAGCACAACAAGTCACTAACCTTAATCCTCAGGTAACTAATTTTGCTTGGGGAGAAAAGCCTGAACTTATTAGCTATAAAGGCTTTGATGGAGAAGATTTACAAGGGGTATTAATCAAACCTGCCGGCTATAAAAAAGGCGATAAAGTACCGGTTGTGGTGTACTTTTACCGCTATATGAGCCAGCGTATGTACGATTTCCCTAAAATGGAATTAAATCATCGCCCTAACTTTCCGATGTTTACATCAAATGGCTACGCCATCTTTTTACCTGATATTCGTTTTGAAATAGGTCATCCAGGTAAGTCTTCAACTCAAACCATGATCAACGCCACTCAAAAGCTGATTGATTTAGGCATTGCCGATGCTAATAAAATAGGGTTACAAGGCCATTCATGGGCGGGTTATCAAAGCGCGTTTATGATCACTGAAACTGATATGTTTAAAGCTGTAGTTTCGGGTGCGCCAGTGTCTAACATGACCAGCGCCTACAGTGGCATTCGCTTAAAGTCAGGGCTTGCTCGCCAATTTCAATATGAAACAGGGCAAAGTCGCATTGGTAAAAACTTATTTGAAGCCCCTGAGCTTTATATTGAGAACTCGCCAGTCTTTTTTGCGGATAAAGTAAATACCCCGATTCTGATTATGTTTGGTGATAAAGATGATGCTGTGCCATGGCATGAAGGCGTGCAATATTACTTAGCACTACGCCGTGCGGGTAAAGATGCTACATTTTTACAATATGAAGGTGAGCCACATCACTTAAAGCAATTCCCTAATCAGGTAGATTTCTCAGTACGTATGATGCAGTACTTTGATCATTACTTAAAAGGCAAGCCAGCCGCTAAGTGGATGAACGAAGGTGAAGCGTTTATCGAAGAGTAA
- the coaBC gene encoding bifunctional phosphopantothenoylcysteine decarboxylase/phosphopantothenate--cysteine ligase CoaBC, translating to MINLTNKKIVLGISGGIAAYKCAELVRRLKDHGCDVKVVMTESAKHFITPLTMQAVSGEIVSDSLLDPSAEAAMGHIEFAKWADLILVAPATSNIIAKMAVGIADDLLTTLLLATPAKVAVAPAMNQQMYAHPATQANIATLKARGVAVWGPGKGEQACGDVGAGRMLEPHELVSLCTEPAQPQLLAGKTITITAGPTREPLDPVRFISNHSSGKMGYALAQAALSFGAQVNLISGPVTITAPQGVNLINIESAEQLLQESLNYAHQSDAFIGCAAVADYRAANIATQKMKKQGDELTLSLVKNPDVIAAVANLTQSRPYTVGFAAETQNVANYAKGKLTNKNLDMICANDVSQSDLGFNSERNALTLYWQNEQLDLPVTSKTEIAIKVIEQLAKRL from the coding sequence ATGATTAATTTAACAAATAAAAAAATAGTGCTGGGTATTAGCGGTGGAATTGCAGCCTATAAATGTGCCGAACTCGTAAGACGTTTAAAAGACCATGGTTGTGACGTTAAAGTTGTAATGACTGAATCAGCAAAGCATTTTATTACCCCGCTAACGATGCAAGCTGTCAGTGGTGAAATAGTGTCTGACTCATTACTCGACCCATCAGCAGAAGCTGCGATGGGACATATTGAATTTGCCAAATGGGCTGATTTAATTTTAGTGGCTCCTGCCACCAGCAATATTATTGCAAAAATGGCGGTAGGCATTGCTGATGATCTACTCACTACGTTATTACTCGCAACTCCTGCAAAAGTGGCTGTGGCACCGGCTATGAATCAACAAATGTACGCGCACCCTGCCACGCAAGCTAATATAGCCACTTTAAAGGCTCGTGGCGTTGCAGTTTGGGGGCCAGGCAAAGGTGAGCAAGCCTGTGGTGATGTAGGTGCAGGGCGAATGCTTGAACCGCATGAATTAGTGAGTTTATGCACTGAACCTGCGCAACCACAACTCTTAGCGGGTAAAACCATTACTATTACCGCAGGCCCAACCCGAGAACCTCTCGATCCGGTGCGTTTTATATCAAACCACAGCTCAGGAAAAATGGGTTATGCACTAGCACAAGCTGCTTTATCATTTGGCGCGCAAGTTAACTTAATTTCAGGCCCAGTGACCATTACCGCGCCGCAAGGCGTTAATTTAATTAATATAGAAAGTGCTGAGCAGCTACTGCAAGAATCTCTCAATTACGCCCATCAATCAGACGCCTTTATTGGCTGCGCTGCTGTAGCCGATTACCGCGCAGCGAATATCGCCACGCAAAAAATGAAAAAACAAGGCGATGAACTCACTCTTAGCTTAGTTAAGAACCCAGACGTTATAGCAGCGGTAGCAAACCTTACACAAAGCCGCCCTTACACTGTCGGCTTTGCAGCAGAAACGCAAAATGTTGCTAACTACGCTAAAGGGAAATTGACTAATAAAAACCTCGATATGATTTGCGCAAACGACGTATCGCAAAGTGATTTAGGCTTTAATTCAGAACGTAACGCACTTACTCTTTATTGGCAAAATGAACAACTCGATTTACCTGTGACTAGTAAAACAGAAATAGCAATCAAAGTGATCGAGCAGCTTGCCAAACGATTATAA
- a CDS encoding Fic family protein, with translation MTHSIANISEALGKISALYSPATIEHYKQQKLTSIQMKNSEFQFTVSDLSSPDSLLALHRSLMKDQSEKSGRYREQGLALKNGLQMAPQAIRVPQMVEELFAWFNTTNHHPLISSAVCHYELQFIQPVAQGNTELACVWQTQQLSQWHTLFSLLNIHNLIAATRQRYFESINLSTKTGDSSVFIEYMLETLLSALDILESDLKSITKSQTPQQPPQVKNTIHLDIQAPQVIALINVFNQSEKPLNRQELQNQLGLKDRKHFRERYLKPAIDAGIIEMTIPEKPNSKMQQYRLKS, from the coding sequence ATGACTCACAGCATTGCAAATATTAGTGAAGCTTTAGGTAAAATCAGTGCCTTATATTCGCCAGCAACTATTGAGCACTATAAGCAACAAAAACTCACCTCTATACAAATGAAAAACTCTGAATTTCAATTTACAGTATCTGACCTATCAAGCCCAGATAGCTTATTAGCTCTGCATCGCAGCTTAATGAAAGATCAAAGTGAAAAGTCAGGCCGTTATAGGGAGCAAGGTCTAGCGTTAAAAAATGGCTTACAAATGGCACCACAGGCAATTCGAGTGCCACAAATGGTAGAAGAGCTATTTGCGTGGTTTAATACAACTAACCACCACCCTCTAATCAGTAGTGCAGTATGCCATTATGAATTACAGTTTATTCAACCGGTTGCACAGGGTAATACTGAGTTAGCGTGTGTGTGGCAAACCCAACAATTATCACAATGGCATACGCTGTTTTCATTGCTAAACATTCATAACTTAATAGCGGCAACACGCCAACGATACTTTGAAAGCATTAACCTAAGTACCAAAACCGGTGACTCATCCGTGTTTATTGAGTACATGTTAGAGACATTACTTTCAGCATTAGATATTTTAGAAAGTGATTTAAAATCAATAACAAAAAGCCAAACCCCACAACAACCCCCTCAAGTTAAAAACACTATACACTTAGACATACAAGCCCCCCAAGTCATCGCTTTAATAAATGTATTTAACCAAAGCGAAAAACCATTAAACCGACAAGAGCTACAAAACCAGCTAGGGTTAAAAGATCGAAAACATTTTAGAGAGCGCTATTTAAAACCTGCAATTGATGCAGGCATAATCGAAATGACTATTCCCGAAAAACCGAATAGTAAAATGCAGCAATATAGACTTAAAAGTTAG